A stretch of DNA from Gymnodinialimonas sp. 57CJ19:
CGCGATTGGAATCTTGGTGAACATGTGCCAATTCGGGTTCTTGTTCATGGCCATGCGTGCCGATGTGACGGCGGGGTTGGCCTCGCTCATCTTGCAAAGTCAGGCCCCCCTGACCATCATCCTTGCGGCCTTGGTCTTTGGGGAGCGCGTCAGCTGGCCGCAAGTGGCAGGCATCGCGTTGGCCTGCTTGGGCCTTGCAGGCTTCGGCATTGCGGGGGGCGGTAACATCACCCTGATCGGCTTGGCATTGGTGTTATGTGGGGCACTGTCCTGGGCCTTCGGAAATCTCGTCTTCCGCCGCCTACCCGGCGTCAACATGGCGGCACTATTCATCTGGTCGAGCCTGGTGCCGCCCCTGCCAATGCTGGGGCTGTCGTGGGCGTTCGAGGGCCCGACCCCCTTTGCCACCATCGCCACCATGGGCCTGACGGGATGGGCCGGCGTAGTCTATGTGGCGGTCATCTCCACGATCATCGGCTATTCGATCTGGGGCGGGCTGCTTTCGCGCCACCCGGCGGCGATGGTGACCCCATTCGCCCTTGGCATCCCGGTGGTCGGTATCCTGACGGCATGGCTGGTTCTGGGCGAAACCCTTGGCGCCCTGGAGGCGGTATCGGGCGTTGTGATCCTTGCCGGCATCGCACTGGCGGTTCTGGGCCCGAAGCTCGTGCAGCGGCGCCGGACTGGGGCTGATTGACCATTGAAGGACGGGCCGCGCGGTGGCGCGGGCCCGTCCGTCGCCACGATAGCCGTGCGTCAGGCTGTGCGCTGGCGTTCCAGATACTGCACAGTCGCGGCAGCGGCGATGGCGTAGAACACATGGCCCGCCAAAGCGACCCAGGTGATCCGTGTGAAGCCGAGGAAAACCGGATTGCCTGCAAACCAAGCGATGAAGCCGATGGCAAAGACCCACAGACCAACGCCGTAAAGCGCCGAGGCGATGGCGCAATGCATTCCCGGCACAACACGGGCAAGGATGGGCCGCGCAATGAACAGCCAGCCGACGGGATAAGCGATCACGCCAACCAAAAATAGATGCATGACGTTACCCCAAGCCGCCGAGTTTGGCAGGCCGAGCGCTCCCAAGAAGCCCCGCGCAAGGCCCACAGGCGCCAGCCCGCCAAAGCCCAGAAGCGGCGCGATGGCCTCGCCCCAGAGATCAAAAGCAAGGGTGCCGACAGCGCCGGACAGCACAATCAGCGCCACGGTTTGAAGGTTGATCGCGGGAAATGCCGCGGTAGTTGGATTTGTAGAGGTGGCGATCATGAGGTCGTGTCCCTTATATATGGTGTCGGTCGTGAGGTTGTGTTCCGTTCCTGTCTGGGGCGAACCTCGCTTTGGTAGCGGCTCCGCTCAAGTGACGGCTCCGTGAGCGCACGGTGCCGTGAAAGGTGTTTCGATGCACATGGATGACGATGATCTGGTTAACCTCGGCATGGATGCCCGAAAATCCGGGCGCATTCTGCTGTTGGCCTGCGGCGCGCTTGCCCATGAGGTCCTTGCCCTGAAGCGCCTAAACCATTGGGATCACATGGATCTTCACTGTCTTCCCGCCAAGTTACACAATACCCCCGCCGCGATCCCCGACGCGGTGGAGGCGGCTGTCACGGCAAGACGCGAAGAGTATGACGACGTCTTTGTGCTCTATGCGGACTGCGGCACCGGCGGAATGTTACAAGCGCGCTGCGCCGCTTTGGGGGTCCAGATGTTAGAAGGTCCGCACTGCTATTCGTTTTTTGAAGGGAATCAGGCGTTTGAGGAGCGCGGGGAAGTGACGTGTTTCTACCTGACCGATTTCCTGGTGAAGCAGTTTGACGCTTTCGTGACGAAGCCCCTGGGGCTGGATCGGTTCCCGGAGTTGAAAGAAATGTACTTCGGGAATTACACAACCTTGGTCTATCAGGCACAGGTTGACGATCCGGCGCTGACGGAACGGGCCCGTGGGTATGCGGAGCGGTTGGGCTTGGCGTTTGAAAGACGCTTCACAGGATACGGAGATTTAGAGACGGCTTTGGCGCGGATCTAGGCGCAACGGCTCCTCCGGGCAAAGCCCGTCCTCGCCGGATTATTGGGTGCTTTGGGGGCGCTGCCCCCGTCTCCGGCCCGAGGGCCAGAGACTCCCCCGGGATATTTTTGGAACGAGGAATTAGGGGCTCAGTGGTTATCGCGGGGCAAGTCCTTGGCGATCCGTTGGTAGGCTGTGGCAAGTTCCAGGCAGCCGCCATCGGCCAGTTGGCCGACGTGTTTTCGGTAGAGTTCCTGCCATGGGGTCTGGTGGTGCAGCTCCGGCGGTGTCCAGGCGGCCTTGCGGTCCTCCCATTCGGCTTCGGGCACCAGCGCGTTGAGTGTACCGTCGTTCAGGTCCAGACGCACCCGATCGCCGGTTTGGAGGTAGGCCAGACCACCGCCCACCACAGCCTCGGGAGAGGCGTTGAGGATCGACGGGCTTTCCGAGGTCCCTGATTGGCGGCCATCTCCCACCGTTGGCAGGTGCTTGATACCGTCCTTGATCAGCGCATCGGGTGGCTGCATGTTCACCACTTCGGCAGAGCCGGGATAACCGACGCAGCCCACGCCTCGGATAAACAGGATGCAGTTGTCATCGACCGCCAGATCTGGGTCATTCACCCGGTCATGGTAATCCTCGGGGCCTTCAAAAACGATAGCACGGCCCTCGTATTGGTTATCCTTAAGGAAGCGCCTGCGGAAATCCTCGGAGATCACGCTGGTCTTCATCAAAGCGCTGTCAAAGAGGTTACCCGAGAGGACGGCAAAGCCCGCCTGTTCGCGCATCGGGTTATCAACGGGCCGGATCACCGCTTGATCAAGGCTTTTTGCGCCACCCAAGGCCTCTGCCAATGGTTTGCCGCTGGCGGTCATCACCGTGGCATCCAAAAGGCCCGCTGCGTGGAGTTCCCCCATCACGGCGGGCACGCCGCCTGCGCGA
This window harbors:
- a CDS encoding EamA family transporter gives rise to the protein MTETRTIMPPRDLALVLCVILAWGSNFTAMKMVLEELPPLLFVGLRFAILIPLIALFPRPASWRAIIAIGILVNMCQFGFLFMAMRADVTAGLASLILQSQAPLTIILAALVFGERVSWPQVAGIALACLGLAGFGIAGGGNITLIGLALVLCGALSWAFGNLVFRRLPGVNMAALFIWSSLVPPLPMLGLSWAFEGPTPFATIATMGLTGWAGVVYVAVISTIIGYSIWGGLLSRHPAAMVTPFALGIPVVGILTAWLVLGETLGALEAVSGVVILAGIALAVLGPKLVQRRRTGAD
- a CDS encoding DUF1638 domain-containing protein, with amino-acid sequence MHMDDDDLVNLGMDARKSGRILLLACGALAHEVLALKRLNHWDHMDLHCLPAKLHNTPAAIPDAVEAAVTARREEYDDVFVLYADCGTGGMLQARCAALGVQMLEGPHCYSFFEGNQAFEERGEVTCFYLTDFLVKQFDAFVTKPLGLDRFPELKEMYFGNYTTLVYQAQVDDPALTERARGYAERLGLAFERRFTGYGDLETALARI